A section of the Bos indicus isolate NIAB-ARS_2022 breed Sahiwal x Tharparkar chromosome 26, NIAB-ARS_B.indTharparkar_mat_pri_1.0, whole genome shotgun sequence genome encodes:
- the HHEX gene encoding hematopoietically-expressed homeobox protein HHEX, whose product MQYPHPGPATAAGAVGVPLYAPTPLLQPAHPTPFYIEDILGRGPAAPTPTPTLPSPNSSFTSLVSSYRAPVYEPTPIHPAFSHHSAAALAAAYGPGGFGGPLYPFPRSVNDYTHALLRHDPLGKPLLWSPFLQRPLHKRKGGQVRFSNDQTIELEKKFETQKYLSPPERKRLAKMLQLSERQVKTWFQNRRAKWRRLKQENPQNNKKEELESLDNSCDQRQDLPSDQNTGALESSQCSPSPVSQEDLESEISEDSDQEVDIEGDKGYFNAG is encoded by the exons ATGCAGTACCCGCACCCCGGGCCGGCGACGGCGGCGGGCGCCGTGGGGGTGCCGCTGTACGCGCCCACGCCGCTGCTGCAGCCAGCGCACCCGACGCCGTTCTACATCGAGGACATCCTGGGTCGCGGGCCCGCCGCGCCCACCCCCACGCCCACGCTGCCGTCCCCCAACTCCTCCTTCACCAGCCTCGTGTCCTCCTACCGGGCCCCGGTGTACGAGCCCACGCCGATCCACCCCGCCTTCTCGCACCACTCCGCCGCCGCGCTGGCCGCCGCCTACGGACCCGGCGGCTTCGGGGGCCCTCTGTACCCCTTCCCGCGGTCGGTGAACGACTACACGCACGCCCTGCTCCGCCACGACCCCCTGG GCAAACCCCTGCTCTGGAGCCCTTTCTTGCAGAGACCTCTGCATAAAAGGAAAGGCGGTCAGGTGAGGTTCTCCAATGACCAGACCATCGAGCTGGAGAAGAAGTTTGAGACCCAGAAATACCTCTCCCCGCCCGAGAGGAAGCGGCTGGCCAAGATGCTGCAGCTTAGCGAGAGGCAG GTCAAAACCTGGTTTCAGAATCGACGGGCTAAATGGAGAAGACTAAAACAG GAGAAcccccaaaacaataaaaaagaagaacTGGAAAGTTTGGACAATTCTTGCGACCAGAGGCAAGACTTGCCTAGTGACCAGAATACAGGTGCTTTGGAGAGCTCTCAGTGCTCACCCTCCCCTGTCTCCCAGGAAGACCTCGAATCAGAGATTTCAGAGGATTCTGATCAGGAAGTGGACATCGAGGGCGATAAAGGCTATTTTAATGCTGGATGA